One Nicotiana tabacum cultivar K326 chromosome 23, ASM71507v2, whole genome shotgun sequence genomic window, AATTCTGTGTCAGAGGTTATATAGAAGGAAATCAGTCTGTTAATTGAATAATGACTTGCTTTCTGTTAGACACTTTTTTAGTTAGAGAGATATTTTAGTGAATAGAGGGTTGGATTGAAAGAGCTCTTGGTGGGCTATTTTTGTAAGGAAAACAATGCAATGGAAGTTGAAAGTACAAGTTTCTGATTGGAGTTAGCCTGAAATCTTTTTCAGATTTGGATTGAAGGTCAAGTTTTCGATTTTCCAAGAGAAACTCGAACGAGTTTCTTTAAGAAGAGGCACCCAAGCTAATGATTTTTTTCTGAACTTCCAAATATGCTTTTAATAGGCTCTGTATATCTATGTGAGAAATTGAGAGATATGATACATGTTCGAGATACTTtttacttgaattttatttatttgtttttgagaaaaaagttttgttattttttctttttttaaaagtcTGTGGTGTTGTATGTAGTGTAACTGCTCTTTGGTTAAACTTAGTaataatttgatgttttgagattttgcCTATGTTTGACGTGAAGGCTACAATACTTGTTTCTGGCTGCAGTTTGATCGTAGATATCATGCTACTGGTCCAAGAAGACAAGCAACCATTTTTTGTACTGATAGGAGGCATCCCCAAGGTCGAAACTCTAAGAAACGTGAAGCTGTGCAGCAGAATGTGGATCTTCCCCCAGTCCTGcccaagaaaaagaagaagcccTATCCCATGCCTCTCAAGAAAATTCAGCAGGCTTCTAGGGCTGATAAGAAGCTAGCAGAAATGGGAATAGAAAAGAAGCTTGAACCCCCTAAAAATGGTTTGCTTGTGCCTGACTTAATTCCGGTGGCTTATGAAGTATTAGATGCTTGGAAACTTTTGATTAAAGGACTTGCACAGCTTCTCCACTATGTTCCTGTCCATGCTTGTAGGTAACTTTTAAGAATGACAGTTTACTGATTTTTGAACCCTGTTTGATTATAAAGTTAATGAGCACATTTTCATTTCTCTATCAACTCACATTCTTAGTTTTTTCCTGCAGTGAATGCTCAGAAATCCATGTTGCTCAAAGTGGTCACGACATTCAGGATTGCCTTGGCACGACCAACAGTAGTCGCAGAAGCTTCCACTCATGGGTGAAGGGTTCGATTAATGATGTGCTAATTCCTATCGAGTCTTACCATATGTATGATCCTTTTGGCACACGCATTAAGCATGAGACACGGTTCAATTACGACAGAATTCCTGCAGTTGTAGAACTTTGCATCCAAGCTGGCGTGGATCTGCCGGGATATCCTTCGCGGAGAAGGACTAAACCCATCAGAATGATAGGAAAAAAAGTGATCGACATAGGTGGATTAGTTGAGGAGCATAGACCCTCTGTAGACACAAGTTCAGTAATTATGGACCTTGACACCCATCGGTCTTTTGAACGGTTTGCTCCACCATTGGAGTCAGAGGTGCCACGTATTGCCCAGGAGACAATTGACGCGTATGAGAAAGTGAAATGGGGGGTGACTAGGTTGATGAAGAAGTACACTGTCAAAGCTTGCGGGTACTGTTCAGAGGTCCATGTGGGGCCGTGCGGTCACAATGCTAAGCTCTGTGGCGAATTTAAACACCAATGGAGGGATGGAAAACATGGCTGGCAAGATGCAACAGTGGATGAGGTATTTCCCCCAAATTATGTGTGGCATGTTCGAGATCCAAAAGGAACCCCTTTGAGGAGTGCACTAAAGAGGTTCTATGGGAAGGCTCCAGCTGTGGTTGAAGTTTGTATGCAGGCTGGTGCTCAAATACCTCACAAGTATAAGCCTATGATGAGGCTAGACATTGTGCTTCCGGAGAGTGAAGAGAGTCGCCTAGCCGTGTAAGATTCCTAACTGTTATACAGGGCCTAATGTTTGCAGTGCTTGCTATATTTAGATGTATCTGGACCAAAATAGAACAGTCACGATATTGCTGGATCGGTTGAGTAACTAGGGAGGTTGCATTCTGTGTTTTGCGTTTGTAAAGTGAGGATCATGGCACCCATTTCAACTTGGAATATCAATGTCCACATGATATAATTCATATATTGTCTATGTTTAATCTCCGTTATACGATCAGGCCAAATTTATCCCTCCCGTTATACTATtgggccaaatttacccctacaatcagcaaacttttaaaaataccccttgatctgttaagtaatccaaaatctcccaaattccttttatttaaattacttgttgttcttcttggttcactatttttgaaataattggcATTTACCTGCTTTCTGAATTAGAGGAAACAAATATTAATAATACAACCGAAtaaacaaagtatagtaaattgaaaaatctaaattaggtagcttttctaaattctaaaagtatttaTAATATCCCATTTTTAATGAATTCGTTGCACTAAATGTATGGAGATtttgcaagtattagtgattgaagttgaagttcctcggagactttacattgtctaattcaactttgctttaattAAATGTCTACACATTGTGCACTTTAAGTTAGTCGATCGTACTCTATATTAACCAGACaatgacaaaatatatttgaatatacatgTACATAAATGATGATCAGCTGCATATAATACACAATAAGTAGACCCGGTAAATTCTACGGTGTGTAtatgattaaaaataaataaaattttaaaccaattttatttattacaagaagagaaatgggtgcattggtaattaaaaaaaattatgaataatttgtatagtctagtaactttagcattcacatcaatagtattttttgaaaataatggaGCAAGAAGAATAACAAGTGATTTAATAGAAAAAAATTGGtagattttggattacttaacagatcaaggggtattttaaaaagtttgctgattgtagggataaatttggcccgatagtataGCGGTAGGGTtaaatttggcccgatagtataacggtagGATTAAATTTGGCCCCATAGTATAACGAATGTTAAATGTAGACAATATATGAAAgcagaggggtatatttggcccttttcccatTCAAAAAGGTTCAAATTTGGTAGGACATGCTTTTCTTTTCTAGTTAACAAGTCTTGTAGAAAGAAATTGGTTATGCTAAGAAATTAGAGCACAGTGGTGCAAGTTACCAAGCAGAGCTGCAAATCACATTGACAGTCAACTTGGAAGTTCAAGTTCAACTGTTAGTAAGTACATCTATGAGATTGCTGTCACTAGTGATCTGTATTTATGCCTTGTGGTTAGCTTGTTACAGTGTAAAATTTCTGAATTCATCAAATCAGGTCTTAATCTTTCTATATTTAAACTTCATAGTTCATAAAATCAATATCCAAAATGTCACAAATAGATTTTTGCAATAGCAGCCTATTTTGCAATTGAGCATGGTATTTAGCTATTGAAAAATACACGAGCGCAGAAAGATGGAA contains:
- the LOC107766123 gene encoding APO protein 1, chloroplastic isoform X1, which produces MLQNFPAVTYSPWQPSQNDSYFKSLPCASPGMVVYKKSQQRPYLLTLKFDRRYHATGPRRQATIFCTDRRHPQGRNSKKREAVQQNVDLPPVLPKKKKKPYPMPLKKIQQASRADKKLAEMGIEKKLEPPKNGLLVPDLIPVAYEVLDAWKLLIKGLAQLLHYVPVHACSECSEIHVAQSGHDIQDCLGTTNSSRRSFHSWVKGSINDVLIPIESYHMYDPFGTRIKHETRFNYDRIPAVVELCIQAGVDLPGYPSRRRTKPIRMIGKKVIDIGGLVEEHRPSVDTSSVIMDLDTHRSFERFAPPLESEVPRIAQETIDAYEKVKWGVTRLMKKYTVKACGYCSEVHVGPCGHNAKLCGEFKHQWRDGKHGWQDATVDEVFPPNYVWHVRDPKGTPLRSALKRFYGKAPAVVEVCMQAGAQIPHKYKPMMRLDIVLPESEESRLAVV
- the LOC107766123 gene encoding APO protein 1, chloroplastic isoform X2 yields the protein MLQNFPAVTYSPWQPSQNDSYFKSLPCASPGMVVYKKSQQRPYLLTLKFDRRYHATGPRRQATIFCTDRRHPQGRNSKKREAVQQNVDLPPVLPKKKKKPYPMPLKKIQQASRADKKLAEMGIEKKLEPPKNGLLVPDLIPVAYEVLDAWKLLIKGLAQLLHYVPVHACSECSEIHVAQSGHDIQDCLGTTNSSRRSFHSWVKGSINDVLIPIESYHMYDPFGTRIKHETRFNYDRIPAVVELCIQAGVDLPGYPSRRRTKPIRMIGKKVIDIGGLVEEHRPSVDTSSVIMDLDTHRSFERFAPPLESEVPRIAQETIDAYEKVKWGVTRLMKKYTVKACGYCSEVHVGPCGHNAKLCGEFKHQWRDGKHGWQDATVDEVFPPNYVWHVRDPKGTPLRSALKRFYGKAPAVVEVCMQAGAQIPHKYKPMMRLDIVLPESEESRLAV